A genomic stretch from uncultured Pseudodesulfovibrio sp. includes:
- a CDS encoding peptidylprolyl isomerase, translating to MIKMETSMGDIVIELDFEKAPKSAANFQQYVEEGFYDGLIFHRVIGNFMVQGGGMDENMQEKATREPIQNEANNGLKNDCYTLAMARTMDPHSASSQFFINVKDNGFLNFSSETPQGWGYAVFGKVVKGTEVVDEIKGVATGRSGYHDDVPVEPVFINKATVIED from the coding sequence ATGATTAAAATGGAAACCAGCATGGGTGACATCGTCATCGAGCTTGATTTTGAAAAGGCCCCTAAATCCGCTGCCAATTTTCAGCAGTATGTAGAAGAAGGCTTCTATGACGGGCTTATTTTTCACCGCGTTATCGGCAACTTCATGGTTCAGGGCGGCGGCATGGATGAAAACATGCAGGAAAAGGCAACACGTGAGCCTATCCAGAATGAAGCCAATAACGGTCTGAAAAATGACTGTTACACTTTGGCCATGGCACGCACCATGGATCCGCATTCCGCTTCTTCACAGTTCTTCATCAACGTCAAGGATAATGGCTTCCTCAATTTTTCTTCCGAGACCCCTCAGGGCTGGGGCTACGCTGTTTTCGGCAAGGTTGTAAAAGGAACGGAAGTTGTGGACGAGATCAAGGGTGTGGCCACCGGCCGCAGTGGATATCATGACGACGTCCCGGTCGAGCCGGTCTTTATCAACAAGGCCACTGTGATTGAAGACTAG
- a CDS encoding ABC transporter ATP-binding protein: MTTPLIEVENLYVKYGNIEALHGIDFTVGEGEIVTLIGANGAGKSTTLMSIAQLPPPEAPKIIKGDIKFKGTSILGMSPDKIVSDLHLALVPEGRHIFGNLTVEENLKLATYARKDSQADVDRDYKRVYSLFARLDERKKQRSESLSGGEQQMLAIGRALMSGCKVIMLDEPSMGLAPLLMYDMFRTLKELNKEGMAILLIEQNANLALKFAHRGYVIDTGEIVAQGPCDQLREDPEVKKAYLGG; this comes from the coding sequence ATGACAACTCCACTCATCGAGGTCGAAAACCTCTACGTTAAATACGGCAACATCGAAGCCCTCCATGGCATCGACTTTACTGTGGGCGAAGGCGAAATCGTGACACTCATCGGTGCAAACGGCGCAGGGAAGTCCACGACGCTCATGTCCATTGCACAGCTTCCGCCACCTGAAGCCCCCAAGATCATAAAGGGTGACATCAAGTTCAAGGGGACGTCCATTTTGGGCATGTCCCCGGACAAGATTGTGAGTGATCTGCATCTGGCTTTGGTGCCTGAAGGTCGCCACATCTTCGGCAACCTGACCGTCGAGGAGAATCTGAAACTGGCAACATATGCCCGTAAGGATTCCCAGGCAGACGTTGATCGAGACTATAAACGTGTATACTCGCTTTTTGCCCGCCTGGATGAACGCAAAAAGCAGCGTTCCGAATCCCTGTCCGGCGGCGAACAGCAGATGCTGGCCATAGGACGTGCGCTCATGTCCGGCTGCAAGGTCATCATGCTTGACGAACCATCCATGGGTCTCGCCCCGCTGCTCATGTACGACATGTTCCGCACTTTGAAAGAGTTGAACAAGGAAGGCATGGCTATCCTGCTCATCGAACAGAATGCCAACCTCGCTCTCAAATTCGCTCACCGCGGCTATGTCATCGACACCGGCGAAATAGTTGCGCAAGGACCGTGTGACCAGCTCAGGGAAGATCCTGAAGTCAAAAAGGCATATCTCGGCGGCTAA
- a CDS encoding ABC transporter ATP-binding protein, producing MSLLKIDTMTQRFGGLQAVSEFSVEMKGGELMGLIGPNGAGKTTIFNLISGFYQPTEGVILFDGKPTAGLKPHQVTSMGIARTFQNIRLWHDMTVLDNIRIAQHYRMGYSVWDSIIRGPKYRAREARILEIAEELLDAMSLTDVAYEFPKNLPYGLQRRVEIARAMSIRPKLLLLDEPAAGLNSADIEDLITLIRWIHENFDITIFMIEHQMKVVTSLCQWIKVIDFGATIAEGTAEDIQSNPAVIKAYLGDDNI from the coding sequence ATGTCACTTCTAAAAATCGACACTATGACCCAGCGTTTCGGAGGCCTTCAGGCCGTGTCCGAATTCAGCGTGGAAATGAAGGGCGGAGAACTCATGGGGCTGATCGGCCCCAACGGCGCAGGCAAGACGACCATCTTCAACCTGATCTCCGGTTTCTACCAGCCCACCGAGGGGGTCATCCTCTTTGACGGCAAGCCAACCGCAGGCCTCAAGCCGCATCAGGTCACGTCAATGGGCATTGCCCGCACCTTCCAGAACATTCGGTTGTGGCACGACATGACCGTGCTGGATAACATCCGTATCGCCCAGCACTACCGCATGGGTTACTCGGTCTGGGATTCCATCATCAGAGGTCCAAAGTACCGGGCTCGCGAAGCCCGTATTCTGGAGATAGCCGAGGAACTGCTGGACGCCATGTCATTGACTGACGTTGCCTACGAGTTCCCCAAGAATCTCCCTTACGGCCTGCAACGCCGCGTTGAGATTGCCCGGGCCATGTCCATTCGGCCGAAACTCCTGCTGCTGGATGAACCGGCCGCAGGGTTGAACTCAGCAGATATAGAAGACCTCATCACACTGATCCGTTGGATTCATGAGAACTTCGATATCACCATCTTCATGATTGAACACCAGATGAAGGTTGTGACGTCTCTGTGTCAGTGGATCAAGGTCATCGACTTCGGCGCCACCATTGCCGAAGGCACCGCAGAAGACATCCAGAGCAACCCGGCCGTCATCAAGGCCTATCTTGGAGACGACAACATATGA